A DNA window from Aspergillus nidulans FGSC A4 chromosome V contains the following coding sequences:
- a CDS encoding CDC50/LEM3 family protein (transcript_id=CADANIAT00003084) has product MSHSQGNSIEPFSEQEHRGDTDIDKKPKNRRPANTAFRQQRLKAWQPILTPKSVLPLFFIVGVIFAPIGGLLLWASSTVQELVIDYSDCKDATTDAVSIPDDKFKYTFKSSFDQRPSWQRFRNDNGEDHCRLMFDIPDTIGPPVFMYYRLTNFYQNHRRYVKSLDMDQLKGKAVKNATINGGSCDPLKLDENGKAYYPCGLIANSMFNDTINNPILVNGRGGDPETYNMTKKGIAWDSDKELIKKTEYEPGAVVPPPNWRERYPNYDSGIPNLHEDEDFMVWMRTAALPTFSKLSRRNDNESMQSGRYRLDIKDPFPVTDYGGTKSILISTRSVLGGRNPFMGIAYVVVGGVCVLLGAMFTIAHLVRPSSAIATGRDDRNGAHSR; this is encoded by the exons ATGTCTCATTCACAGGGGAACAGTATTGAGCCCTTTAGTGAACAAGAACATAGGGGAGATACCGACATTGATAAGAAGCCCAAAAACAGAAGGCCAGCAA ACACTGCCTTCCGGCAACAACGTCTAAAAGCCTGGCA GCCGATTTTGACACCCAAGAGTGTTTTACCTCTCTTTTTCATCGTCGGAGTCATTTTTGCCCCTATCGGTGGGTTATTGCTATGGGCTAGTTCAACT GTTCAAGAATTAGTGATAGACTATTCAGACTGCAAGGACGCCACAACGGATGCTGTATCGATCCCTGATGATAAATTCAAATATACGTTCAAATCGTCTTTCGATCAACGGCCGTCCTGGCAACGTTTCCGTAACGACAATGGAGAGGATCATTGCCGACTGATGTTTGATATTCCGGATACTATCGGGCCGCCGGTTTTCATGTACTACCGTCTTACCAACTTCTACCAGAATCATCGAAGATACGTGAAGAGCCTTGATATGGATCAGCTGAAAGGAAAGGCTGTCAAAAACGCTACGATCAATGGTGGCTCATGCGATCCCCTCAAGCTCGATGAAAACGGAAAGGCCTATTATCCCTGCGGACTCATCGCGAACTCCATGTTCAATGACACAATAAATAACCCTATACTTGTTAACGGCCGCGGTGGTGATCCTGAGACGTACAATATGACCAAGAAGGGTATCGCGTGGGACAGTGACAAAGAGCTCATCAAGAAGACTGAGTACGAACCAGGTGCGGTAGTTCCGCCACCCAATTGGCGAGAACGCTATCCCAACTACGACAGTGGAATCCCAAATCTGCatgaagatgaggatttCATGGTTTGGATGAGAACAGCCGCATTGCCCACATTTAGCAAGCTGTCCCGGAGAAATGACAACGAATCCATGCAGTCGGGACGATATCGGTTGGACATCAAAGATC CTTTTCCCGTCACTGATTATGGCGGTACCAAATCTATTCTAATTTCCACCCGAAGTGTTCTTGGAGGCCGAAATCCATTCATGGGAATTGCCTACGTTGTTGTCGGAGGTGTCTGCGTTCTTCTCGGAGCTATGTTCACAATTGCGCACCTAGTCCGTCCAAG CTCCGCTATCGCGACTGGGCGAGATGATAGGAATGGGGCCCATTCCCGTTAA
- a CDS encoding uncharacterized protein (transcript_id=CADANIAT00003077) encodes MLVSYEYFWPNISQDIRRFVQNCDICGRTKSWRDQRKGLLKPLPVPDHPWQEVSMDFITDLPESEGCTNIMVITDRLTKGVILEGMSEIDSESVAWALVRVLISKHGIPKAITSDRGSQFTRVSPFYLSHGYNLSPFSPTEEVEQLAEEPAKSPIQKGEAIVRKVKEALDWAQASMAYSQQNAENQANKHRSLATNYQVGDKVWLSLKNICTDRPSKKLDWKNAKYEVIGLVGSHAVRLNTPPGIYPVFHVDLLRLASSDLLPSQKNDDTQPPGIIVNGEKEYMVEKILDERPRRYGRGHRLEYLVKWSGYARPTWEAATALEEAQALDEWLDRTKQYRLQDGSLNRDAYIKAKAT; translated from the exons ATGCTGGTTAGCTATgagtatttctggcctaacataTCCCAAGACATCAGGAGATTTGTCCAaaactgtgatatatgtggaaggacgaaatcttggagggaccagagaaagggactattaaagcccctccctgtgcctgatcatccctggcaggaggtttcaatggatttcatcacagacctaccagagagtgaaggttgtacaaacatcatggttatcacagaccggttaaccaaaggtgtgatactagaaggaatgtcagagattgactctgagagcgTGGCCTGGGccctcgtacgagtacttataagcaaacatggGATCCCaaaggctatcacctcggacagaggaagccagtttacaa gggtcagccccttctacctaagccatgggtataacctcagcccatttagccctaccgaggaggtagagcaactagccgaagaaccagccaagagtcctatccagaaaggggaagctattgtacggaaagttaaggaagccctagactgggctcaagcctccatggcctattcccaacagaatgcagagaatcaggctaataaacacaggagcctggccacaaactaccaagtaggagataaggtctggctaagtctgaagaacatctgtaCAGAccgacccagcaagaaactggactggaagaacgccaagtacgaggttataggcctggtgggcagccatgctgtacggctgaatacacccccagggatctatccagtcttccatgtggacctgcttcggctggcttcatcagatctacttccttcccagaagaatgatgatacccagccccctggcatcattgtgaacggcgagaaagaatacatggtagagaaaatcctggacgaacgtcccaggagatacgggagaggtcaccggctggaatacctagtgaaatggtcaggctatgctcggccaacctgggaagctgccacagctttggaggaagcacaagctctggatgagtggctggatcgtacaaaacagtatagacttcaggacggctcactaaacagagatgcatatataaaggctaaagcgacatga
- a CDS encoding protein lafA (transcript_id=CADANIAT00003082), producing the protein MTSFPTASLLASSHKPNMGRLPSVSSLMSPPESKPFESFNSTFPPHKLPQDQSHSQEMKLAPISVNRKRTQLEMELPSPPVTPYVGNNKKSKSTDPEQPDGDVLVSSRDPLLFSTHEPVPEIASYEPLIAPLLPPSPEAVMEQHIDSHMAMFDNKLNKPTRDEYFLALSCVPIVSAQYNRNPAAWAKEERRTLERQLIMMNRHRPEVSNGRLKRIAPAPTKRVVPAQSRVQRTPRVKRTPKSTPKQKVLDSFDVHTPNSKPSRAIGTSRDDTDFSSIKDYSPSLETLGGNAKALKADWKGQMLDLSNDPDRHLLSPAELNLAATLRLSCATYLCSKRRIFEARVKALRVGKEFRKTDAQQACKIDVNKASKLWTAYERVGLFNPSHFQEYLK; encoded by the coding sequence ATGACATCTTTCCCTACAGCCTCATTGCTGGCATCGAGTCATAAGCCCAACATGGGCCGTCTACCTTCGGTGTCCAGCCTCATGTCCCCCCCAGAGTCTAAGCCGTTCGAATCATTTAACTCCACATTTCCTCCTCACAAGTTACCGCAGGATCAATCACATTCTCAGGAAATGAAGCTTGCACCCATTTCAGTTAACCGGAAACGAACACAGTTAGAAATGGAACTACCGTCGCCGCCAGTGACTCCGTACGTTGGGAACAATAAGAAAAGCAAGTCGACCGACCCTGAGCAGCCCGATGGGGATGTATTGGTCTCATCACGagatcctcttctcttctcaacGCATGAGCCCGTTCCCGAAATTGCCAGTTATGAGCCGCTAATTGCCCCCCTGCTGCCGCCGTCTCCCGAAGCGGTGATGGAACAGCACATTGATTCTCATATGGCTATGTTCGACAATAAACTCAATAAACCAACGCGCGATGAGTATTTTCTGGCCCTTTCTTGTGTTCCGATTGTATCAGCTCAGTACAATCGGAATCCGGCGGCGTGGGCCAAAGAGGAGAGACGTACCCTTGAGCGTCAATTAATCATGATGAACCGGCATCGCCCAGAAGTTTCAAATGGCAGATTGAAAAGAATcgcgccagcgccaacaaAAAGGGTGGTTCCTGCTCAATCCCGTGTGCAGCGGACGCCCAGAGTAAAGCGCACACCAAAGTCCACCCCGAAACAAAAGGTTTTGGATTCGTTTGACGTACACACGCCGAACTCCAAGCCTTCTCGTGCCATCGGCACGAGCAGGGATGACACAGATTTTAGCTCCATCAAAGACTATTCGCCCTCTTTAGAGACCCTCGGTGGCAATGCAAAAGCATTGAAGGCAGATTGGAAAGGTCAGATGCTGGACCTAAGTAATGACCCCGACCGGCACCTCTTGAGCCCAGCTGAGTTAAACCTGGCTGCCACTCTGAGGCTCTCTTGTGCTACCTATCTCTGCAGCAAGCGGCGCATCTTTGAGGCTCGCGTCAAAGCTTTGAGGGTTGGCAAAGAATTCCGCAAGACAGACGCTCAACAGGCCTGCAAGATTGATGTGAATAAAGCAAGCAAGCTTTGGACTGCTTATGAAAGGGTTGGTTTATTCAACCCAAGTCATTTTCAAGAGTATCTTAAATGA
- a CDS encoding zinc metalloprotease (transcript_id=CADANIAT00003085): protein MLQLRRLQDLVLMLAFLQQTCLAVPRWGRGYCATAGPDESLKAEFRKLSALENDGIVEQGSRKALEPIEIEVWFHVVSSKASGDVVSDGMIATQLSYLQDAYQNASISYRLEGVTRHINDKWARNEDELSMKDALRRGSYRTLNVYFQSDLQVLSGSESQGRLLGTSEQLSASVLGFCTLPDPSINSTSLRSSYVKDGCNVLAKTMPGGSLTHYNRGGTAIHEIGHWNGLLHTFEGESCSLDNEGDYIEDTPQESIPTDGCPARKDSCPGSPGVDPVHNFMDYSSDECYEHFTPAQVKRMRDMWFTMREGK from the exons ATGCTTCAACTTCGTCGACTCCAGGACCTGGTTCTTATGCTGGCCTTCCTTCAGCAAACCTGTCTTGCTGTTCCTCGTTGGGGCAGGGGATATTGTGCTACTGCAGGCCCAGATGAATCGTTGAAGGCGGAATTTAGAAAATTGAGCGCTCTCGAAAATGATGGCATAGTCGAGCAAGGAAGTCGTAAGGCGCTGGAGCCCATTGAGATAGAGGTATGGTTCCATGTCGTGAGCAGCAAAGCGAGTGGCGACGTGGTTTCGGACGGTATGATTGCTACTCAG TTATCTTACCTCCAAGATGCATATCAAAACGCTTCAATAAGCTACCGTCTCGAAGGGGTAACGCGCCATATCAACGATAAATGGGCGCGTAATGAAGACGAGCTTAGCATGAAAGATGCCCTCCGTAGAGGCAGCTACCGAACCCTCAATGTCTACTTCCAGTCCGATCTCCAAGTTCTCTCAGGCTCCGAATCTCAGGGTCGTCTGCTCGGTACTTCGGAACAGTTATCAGCAAGCGTTCTCGGCTTCTGCACTTTACCCGACCCGAGTATTAACAGTACTAGTCTGCGTTCCAGCTATGTGAAGGACGGATGCAACGTGCTTGCAAAAACTATGCCAGGGGGGTCTCTAACGCATTATAACCGAGGCGGAACCGCCATACACGAAATTGGTCACTGGAACGGACTCCTGCACACTTTCGAGGGGGAGTCTTGCTCCCTTGACAACGAGGGTGATTATATAGAAGACACACCCCAGGAGTCTATTCCGACCGATGGATGTCCTGCTCGCAAAGACTCATGCCCAGGAAGCCCGGGTGTGGACCCTGTACACAACTTTATGGATTATTCTTCTGATGAGTGTTACGAGCACTTCACGCCGGCCCAGGTTAAGAGGATGCGTGACATGTGGTTCACGATGAGGGAAGGGAAATGA
- a CDS encoding U2 snRNP complex subunit CUS1 (transcript_id=CADANIAT00003081), translating into MKPSKNQLRRARKKALKSQGTLSTGNRTDQQHEEVSPPAPATNGIDKGHIDTLDPEDPLWQIYKDIATKFDDTEDNTPEAEPSKPEVYFDDDADIPEEEENKVPTLSKRKRKELNKLSVAELKAMVKKPELVEWTDTSAPDPRLLVHIKAHRNVVPVPSHWSLKREYLSSKRGIEKAPFSLPKFIQETGIAEMRDAALEKQEQATLKQKQRERVQPKMGRLDIDYQKLYEAFFRFQTKPELTRYGEVYYEGKEFETNQRHLRPGELSSELKEALNMPPGAPPPWLINQQRYGPPPSYPALKIPGLNAPPPPGAMWGYHPGGYGKPPVDEHNRPLYGGDIFGVLQPQQTMQQGEPVEKDLWGELQEPELSDEDSEDEEEELDEEDVDAGLQTPSGMESPSGLVSAVPSELAGVENVSGEFDVRKHYQGTQTEESADRRSAYHIIPERQTEVQGFFGGDRAYDLRPATDSLPVLGTEDQTRKRKKPGDVDVSVNPDDMQSEDGISKDNLQRLYESQRQQESNPNWEFQEDLSDMIAHESRKRLKQEKRNKH; encoded by the exons ATGAAGCCGAGTAAAAACCAGTTAAGAAGAGCTAGAAAAAAGGCTTTGAAATCCCAG GGCACATTGTCAACCGGTAACCGCACTGACCAACAACATGAAGAAGTTTCACCCCCTGCTCCGGCAACAAATGGTATTGATAAGGGACACATCGATACGCTAGACCCAGAAGATCCTCTCTGGCAAATATACAAGGACATCGCTACTAAATTCGATGATACTGAAGACAATACTCCGGAAGCTGAACCTTCAAAACCGGAGGTGTatttcgatgatgatgccgaCATtccggaggaggaagagaataaaGTTCCCACCCTATCCAAGCGAAAACGCAAAGAATTGAACAAGCTCTCCGTCGCTGAGCTAAAAGCAATGGTCAAGAAGCCTGAGTTAGTGGAGTGGACGGATACCTCAGCCCCTGATCCGCGGCTACTGGTTCATATAAAAGCGCACCGAAACGTTGTCCCAGTGCCGTCTCATTGGTCTCTCAAACGTGAATATCTATCATCCAAAAGGGGGATAGAGAAGGCACCATTCTCGTTGCCAAAATTCATCCAGGAGACGGGAATAGCCGAAATGCGTGATGCTGCACTagaaaagcaagaacaagcGACTCTCAAGCAGAAACAAAGGGAGAGGGTGCAGCCAAAAATGGGGCGACTAGATATTGACTATCAGAAGTTATACGAAGCTTTTTTCCGCTTCCAAACCAAGCCAGAATTGACTCGATACGGTGAAGTTTACTATGAAGGAAAGGAGTTTGAGACTAACCAGCGACATCTGCGCCCCGGGGAGCTTAGTTCAGAGCTGAAGGAGGCTCTTAATATGCCGCCTGGTGCACCCCCACCTTGGTTGATAAATCAACAGCGATATGGGCCGCCCCCCTCTTACCCAGCTTTGAAGATACCAGGCCTTAATGCCCCCCCGCCGCCGGGTGCTATGTGGGGTTATCACCCCGGCGGCTATGGAAAGCCGCCAGTGGACGAACATAATAGACCCCTTTATGGAGGCGACATTTTTGGTGTTTTGCAGCCTCAGCAAACCATGCAGCAGGGCGAACCAGTTGAAAAAGATCTCTGGGGAGAGTTACAGGAACCAGAATTATCCGATGAGGatagcgaggatgaagaagaagagctcgacgaagaggacgtAGACGCAGGACTGCAAACCCCCAGTGGAATGGAAAGTCCAAGTGGGTTAGTGTCAGCAGTTCCGTCAGAGCTGGCTGGTGTTGAAAATGTCTCCGGAGAGTTTGATGTGCGAAAGCACTATCAAGGAACGCAAACAGAGGAGTCTGCTGATCGCCGGAGTGCTTATCATATCATCCCCGAAAGGCAAACGGAGGTACAAGGCTTTTTTGGCGGTGACAGGGCGTATGATTTGCGCCCGGCTACAGATAGCTTACCTGTACTGGGAACCGAAGATCAAACTCGAAAGCGCAAGAAACCCGGAGATGTCGATGTTTCTGTTAATCCGGATGATATGCAAAGTGAGGATGGAATCAGTAAGGACAATCTGCAAAGGCTTTACGAATCTCAGAGGCAGCAGGAGAGCAACCCCAATTGGGAGTTCCAGGAAGATCTCAGCGACATGATTGCCCACGAGAGTAGGAAAAGGCTCAAACAGGAGAAGCGAAACAAACACTAA
- a CDS encoding putative mitochondrial carrier protein (transcript_id=CADANIAT00003087), whose product MDVLPEDSMSQQIQSDGGLSTSEDSSTRRNPRSNAATGASAAGVRALSAQLVAFYFRIPVKAFFRTRVDYMAFARAVSPRLSEGGRWSLHTTTPGLLIHAVRAYGWRFIPNQVVPPLLANAGVGAVLYTSYLQVLGALYEPVSQGVRRTYPPASPIDTFVAGLVAGSIQSVVAAPLDALQVRLRTSDIIEGRYQSMWHYGQRKLQQIGVRGIFAGWSLSFLRDSFGSAVFFSFFEYIKSQAYYSFVTRYYGSSSPQKVGYLQSSQSSDRGVPLIKPHYALEPCFLLAAGLLASVAQQIIQHPLNAIQNIHIARLEYLDHQAALRPSRRQMLRIYYLAYQETYKRCIRKAARAGGWTRWLYRGFLGNTLRQVPSTSAGLVIFELVRRKHASMADATYIRKDGYDILLP is encoded by the exons ATGGACGTTCTTCCCGAAGACTCGATGAGCCAGCAGATACAAAGTGACGGCGGACTGTCGACCTCAGAAGACTCCAGCACCCGCAGAAATCCGCGGAGCAATGCGGCAACAGGCGCTTCAGCCGCTGGTGTGCGTGCTCTTAGTGCGCAACTTGTCGCTTTTTATTTCAGAATCCCTGTAAAGGCGTTCTTTCGCACACGGGTTGA TTACATG GCGTTTGCTCGAGCTGTTTCCCCACGTCTATCTGAAGGTGGTCGCTGGTCCCTACACACCACTACTCCGGGTCTACTCATTCATGCTGTTCGCGCTTATGGCTGGCGGTTCATACCAAATCAGGTTGTACCCCCTTTGCTGGCTAATGCTGG GGTTGGAGCTGTGCTGTATACTTCGTATCTTCAAGTTTTAGGTGCTTTGTACGAGCCTGTGTCGCAAGGTGTGAGACGTACATACCCACCAGCTAGCCCGATCGATACTTTTGTAGCCGGTTTGGTGGCTGGCTCAATTCAGTCTGTTGTAGCTGCCCCCCTGGATGCTCTGCAAGTCCGCCTCAGAACCAGCGATATTATCGAAGGCCGTTATCAGAGCATGTGGCACTATGGCCAGCGCAAACTACAACAAATCGGGGTACGCGGTATTTTCGCCGGCTGGAGTCTGTCATTTTTACGCGACTCTTTCGGCAGTgccgtcttcttttctttcttcgagTACATCAAATCGCAGGCATACTACTCCTTCGTTACTCGCTATTATGGGTCCTCAAGCCCTCAAAAAGTGGGCTATCTGCAGTCATCTCAGTCCAGCGACCGTGGAGTGCCGCTAATCAAACCGCATTATGCTCTGGAGCCATGTTTCTTATTAGCTGCGGGCCTTCTCGCGTCTGTCGCCCAGCAGATCATCCAACACCCACTGAATGCGATACAAAATATTCACATTGCACGGTTGGAATACCTTGACCATCAGGCAGCCTTACGCCCTTCGAGAAGGCAAATGCTGCGAATATACTACTTAGCGTACCAGGAAACTTATAAGCGGTGCATAAGAAAGGCTGCTCGGGCTGGAGGCTGGACCAGATGGCTTTATCGAGGGTTCTTGGGCAATACCCTTCGTCAAGTTCCTAGTACAAGTGCCGGACTCGTGATTTTCGAGTTAGTGCGCCGCAAACATGCAAGCATGGCAGATGCCACATATATACGAAAAGATGGCTACGATATTCTGCTGCCATAA
- a CDS encoding uncharacterized protein (transcript_id=CADANIAT00003079), which translates to MYKKESLKKRKRDRTDQRLEIDREPRDQSRVRYAIKYYS; encoded by the exons atgtacaagaaggaatcactgaagaagagaaagcgggacaggacagatcagagattggagataGATAGGGAGCCACGTGACCAGAGCCGCGTACGCTACGCG ATTAAGTACTATTCTTAG
- the spt16 gene encoding chromatin-remodeling protein SPT16 (transcript_id=CADANIAT00003086), whose protein sequence is MGDEIVIDKTAFFNRLSSFYAAWKADKRSTNSVFGGAGSIIILMGKTDEANSYQKNNAIHFWLLGYEFPATLFVFTPEVMYVVTTAKKAKHLEPLKGGKIPVEILVTTKDQEEKTRLFEKCVDIIKSAGNKVGILPRDTTTGPFVEDWKRVYGKISGDVEEVDISPALSAACFSVKDTDELVSIRNASRACSGLMSDYFVDEMSRLLDEEKQMTHKALSMRIDAKIDDAKFFNKLAKLPSEFDPQQIDWAYGPVIQSGGKYDLKLTAVSDDNNLEPGIIIAGFGIRYKTYSSIIGRTYLVDPTKSQEANYSLLLSVHEAVLKEARDGVVAKELYNKAIGIVRARKPELESHFVKNVGAGIGIELRDSNMILNGKNTRVLKSGMTFSITVGLVDVEEPSVKDKKKNVYSMMITDTVRVGEQGPHVFTKDAGIDMDSVSFYFGDEEEPQKPAKEKKETKSSAIASRNVTRTKLRAERPTQVNEGAEARRREHQKELAAKKTKEGLDRFAGTTGDDNGVTQKKFKRFESYKRDNQLPAKVKDLTVYVDHKASTVIVPVMGRPVPFHINTIKNASKSDEGEYAYLRINFLSPGQGVGRKDDQPFEDLSAHFLRNLTLRSKDNDRFAQVAQDITELRKNALRREQEKKEMEDVVEQDKLVEIRNRRPVKLPDVYLRPPLDGKRVPGEVEIHQNGLRYVSPFRNEHVDVLFSNVKHLFFQPCAHELIVLIHVHLKTPIMIGKRKTRDIQFYREATEMQFDETGNRRRKHRYGDEEEFEAEQEERRRRAALDREFKAFAEKIADAGKDEGVDVDIPFREIGFTGVPNRSNVLIQPTTDALVQLTEPPFLVISLNEIEIAHLERVQFGLKNFDLVFVFKDFHRAPVHINTIPVENLEGVKDWLDSVDIAYTEGPLNLNWTTIMKTVVSDPYGFFADGGWSFLAAESDSEDGSDEEEESAFELSESELAADESSEEDSDYDDDASADDDFSADEDESGEDWDELEHQAKKKDRESGLDDEDRGKKRKR, encoded by the exons ATGGGCGACGAGATTGTCATTGATAaaacagccttcttcaatcgTCTCTCGAGCTTCTATGCAGCATGGAAGGCAGACAAACGATCCACCAACTCTGTCTTTGGCGGTGCGGGATCTATCATTATCCTGATGGGGAAGACGGATGAAGCAAACAGCTATCAAAAGAACAATGCTATACAT TTTTGGTTACTCGGCTACGAATTCCCAGCTACACTTTTCGTCTTCACACCGGAGGTTATGTACGTTGTGACAACAGCGAAGAAAG CCAAACATTTAGAACCCTTGAAGGGTGGAAAGATCCCGGTCGAGATTCTGGTAACGACTAAGGATCAGGAAGAAAAGACGAGATTGTTTGAAAAGTGCGTGGATATAATAAAGTCCGCTGGG AATAAGGTTGGGATCTTACCGAGAGACACAACCACAGGTCCATTTGTGGAAGACTGGAAGCGCGTATATGGAAAGATATCCGGCGATGTagaagaagtcgacattTCGCCCGCTCTTTCAGCCGCATGCTTTTCGGTCAAGGATACGGATGAACTA GTGTCCATAAGGAATGCATCTAGAGCTTGCAGTGGTCTGATGTCCGATTATTTTGTCGATGAAATGTCTCGCTTGCTagacgaagaaaagcaaatgaCGCATAAAGCTCTATCTATGCGTATTGACGCCAAGATTGATGACGCTAAATTTTTCAACAAGCTCGCAAAACTACCGTCGGAATTTGATCCTCAGCAAATCGATTGGGCTTATGGTCCCGTCATTCAGAGTGGCGGGAAATATGACTTGAAGTTAACAGCTGTGTCTGATGACAACAATCTGGAACCCGGAATCATCATTGCTGGATTCGGCATTCGCTACAAAACCTACAGTTCTATCATTGGGCGCACCTACCTGGTTGACCCGACAAAGTCCCAAGAGGCAAACTATTCCTTGCTCCTAAGTGTCCATGAGGCTGTTTTGAAGGAGGCTCGTGATGGTGTGGTCGCCAAGGAGCTCTACAACAAGGCAATTGGAATTGTGCGAGCTAGGAAGCCGGAACTCGAATCCCACTTCGTGAAAAATGTCGGTGCTGGTATAGGTATTGAGCTTCGAGATTCGAACATGATTCTCAATGGGAAGAACACCCGGGTTTTGAAGAGTGGGATGACATTTTCTATCACGGTCGGGCtggtggatgttgaagagccGAGCGtgaaggacaagaaaaagaatgtCTATTCAATGATGATCACGGACACCGTTCGGGTTGGAGAACAGGGACCTCACGTATTCACCAAGGACGCGGGCATTGATATGGACTCTGTGTCCTTCTATTTCggtgacgaagaagagccaCAGAAACctgcaaaggagaagaaagaaaccAAATCGAGTGCGATTGCGAGCAGGAATGTCACGAGGACAAAGCTCCGCGCTGAACGTCCTACGCAGGTAAATGAGGGAGCAGAGGCGCGGCGCCGCGAGCACCAAAAGGAGTTGGCCGCTAAAAAGACCAAGGAGGGTTTAGACCGATTTGCAGGTACCACTGGCGATGATAATGGAGTCACGCAGAAGAAGTTCAAGAGATTCGAGTCCTACAAGAGGGACAATCAATTGCCAGCCAAAGTCAAGGATCTCACAGTTTATGTGGATCACAAGGCATCTACTGTTATTGTTCCCGTAATGGGTCGACCAGTCCCTTTTCACATCAATACCATCAAGAACGCTAGCAAAAGTGATGAAGGGGAGTACGCCTATCTTCGCATCAACTTTCTTTCCCCAGGACAGGGTGTGGGAAGGAAAGACGACCAGCCATTTGAAGATCTGTCAGCACATTTTCTAAGGAATCTCACTCTCAGATCGAAGGATAATGATCGATTTGCGCAGGTAGCTCAGGATATTACTGAGCTCAGGAAGAATGCCCTGCGCCgtgagcaggaaaagaaagagatggaggatgtgGTTGAGCAAGACAAGCTAGTTGAGATCAGAA ATCGTCGCCCCGTGAAGTTGCCTGATGTTTACCTTCGACCTCCGCTTGACGGTAAACGAGTACCCGGTGAGGTTGAAATACACCAGAATGGTCTTCGCTATGTCTCTCCCTTCCGCAACGAACACGTCGATGTGCTGTTCAGCAATGTTAAACACCTTTTTTTTCAGCCTTGCGCTCATGAGTTAATTGTCTTGATCCACGTCCATCTCAAGACTCCTATCATGATTGGCAAGAGAAAGACTAGAGATATTCAGTTCTACAGGGAGGCTACCGAGATGCAATTCGACGAGACCGGGAACCGAAGGCGAAAGCATCGCTatggggatgaagaagagttTGAGGCCGagcaagaggagaggaggcgTCGGGCAGCTTTGGACAGAGAGTTCAAAGCATTTGCTGAGAAGATAGCTGATGCTGGCAAGGATGAGGGTGTTGATGTCGATATTCCTTTCAGAGAAATTGGCTTCACCGGTGTCCCTAATCGGTCGAATGTTCTGATTCAGCCAACCACAGATGCACTCGTTCAACTGACTGAGCCTCCCTTCCTGGTCATCAGTCTCAACGAAATTGAGATTGCGCATCTAGAGAGGGTGCAG TTTGGCCTCAAGAATTTCGACCTTGTCTTCGTTTTCAAGGACTTCCACAGGGCACCAGTGCATATTAACACAATTCCTGTGGAGAATCTGGAAGGTGTGAAGGATTGGCTTGATTCTGTGGATATCGCGTACACAGAAGGGCCTCTCAATCTGAATTGGACTACGATTATGAAGACAGTTGTCAGTGACCCGTACGGCTTCTTTGCTGACGGTGGGTGGTCTTTCCTGGCTGCCGAATCGGATTCCGAAGACGGctccgatgaagaggaggaatccGCTTTCGAGCTCTCTGAGTCAGAACTTGCCGCAGATGAAAGCTCAGAGGAGGATAGTGActacgatgacgatgctAGTGCTGACGATGATTTCAgtgcggatgaagatgagagtGGAGAGGACTGGGACGAGCTGGAACATCAGGCCAAAAAGAAGGATAGAGAAAGCGGAttggacgatgaagaccgaggcaagaagcgaaagagGTGA